In Desulfobotulus mexicanus, the following are encoded in one genomic region:
- a CDS encoding xanthine dehydrogenase family protein molybdopterin-binding subunit, producing the protein MPTQIPGTATESPSRSPMTIGHPLPRGDARAKACGREPYAADLFPENLLLAQALRSGLPCGRLLELELEEARQIPGIVAILTAKDVPGSNRQGIIHKDMPVLVEDHIRYCGDPLALIIADNKEAIRSAMACIRIHTEPSPGVFDLDEAMAENAPLVHEDKPGNMLAKATIQKGEPDFDACAAVVEGWFETPVQAHGFLETEAGTACLLEDGTLRMEVSTQSPFRDRFEISHALGIPFMQVHIHAPSLGGGFGGKDGATVQCLLGLAALHCPGRSVKMLWEREESFVAGYKRHACRMHYRLGALADGSLHSLHARLWYDTGAYAHLGPEVMELGMEHAAGPYRIPHTLTEGFCVHTHTPTGGAMRAFGVCQVSFTFESMMDMLAEKLEQDPLDLRLRNALHRGDTNGAGVLLESSTSLAACLEGIRNHPLWQTRRQWQKEAPPFCIRGTGLAAVFNAAGYGGGVRDAAIAKIEMDVKGHFIVHNAVTDMGQGNSSAFLQIAGHILRQSAEALRVRQPDTRSAYPSGSSSAGRTTYTFGKALISACEELASRLINRAGLILFLHNDEGLVLEPGRVRHEPSGRSVSLEQLASFMSLEERVCLGQFIAPVCRDVPDTSKGFFIGFPHVIFGYGAHLARVEVDTLTGRVQVKDYLALTDGGAVLNPSMFDQQVQGGVAQGIGYALYEDFITEKGVVKTKDFTTYLMPGSLDLPDILSLAPPVEEEESGPFGMKGIGEVAMNGPLPAIANALRDAGCRRIHKAPILAEAVLGSLENR; encoded by the coding sequence ATGCCCACCCAAATACCCGGCACAGCAACAGAATCCCCATCCCGCTCCCCCATGACGATCGGCCATCCCCTGCCCAGGGGCGATGCCAGAGCCAAAGCCTGCGGCAGAGAACCCTATGCGGCGGATCTTTTCCCAGAAAACCTGCTTCTGGCCCAAGCCCTGCGCTCGGGCCTTCCCTGCGGACGGCTTCTGGAACTGGAGCTGGAAGAAGCCCGGCAGATTCCAGGTATCGTGGCCATTCTCACGGCAAAGGACGTGCCGGGCTCCAACCGTCAGGGCATCATTCATAAGGACATGCCCGTTCTTGTGGAAGATCACATCCGCTACTGCGGCGATCCCCTGGCCCTCATCATTGCTGACAACAAAGAGGCCATCCGCAGCGCCATGGCATGTATCCGCATCCATACCGAACCCTCTCCCGGTGTCTTTGATCTGGATGAGGCCATGGCAGAAAATGCCCCTTTAGTGCACGAAGACAAACCGGGCAATATGCTGGCAAAAGCCACCATTCAAAAGGGGGAGCCGGATTTTGATGCCTGCGCCGCCGTGGTGGAAGGCTGGTTCGAAACCCCCGTGCAGGCCCATGGTTTTCTGGAAACGGAAGCCGGTACGGCCTGTCTGTTGGAAGACGGCACCCTCCGCATGGAGGTTTCCACCCAGTCACCCTTCAGGGATCGCTTTGAAATCAGCCACGCCTTAGGGATTCCCTTTATGCAGGTGCATATCCATGCCCCCTCCTTAGGCGGAGGTTTTGGCGGAAAAGACGGGGCCACCGTGCAATGCCTCCTCGGCCTTGCGGCCCTGCACTGTCCCGGCCGTTCCGTCAAAATGCTCTGGGAAAGGGAGGAAAGCTTTGTGGCAGGCTACAAGCGCCATGCCTGCCGCATGCACTACCGTCTGGGAGCGCTGGCCGATGGCAGCCTGCACAGCCTCCATGCAAGGCTCTGGTATGACACCGGCGCTTACGCCCATCTGGGACCGGAGGTCATGGAACTGGGCATGGAACACGCCGCAGGACCCTACCGCATTCCCCACACCCTCACCGAAGGCTTCTGCGTCCATACCCATACACCCACGGGCGGTGCCATGCGGGCCTTTGGGGTCTGTCAGGTAAGTTTTACCTTTGAGTCCATGATGGACATGCTGGCGGAGAAACTGGAGCAGGACCCCCTGGATCTGCGCCTTAGAAATGCCCTTCACCGGGGAGATACCAACGGCGCAGGTGTGCTGCTGGAATCCTCCACCAGCCTTGCCGCCTGCCTCGAAGGCATCCGGAACCATCCCCTTTGGCAAACCCGCAGGCAATGGCAGAAAGAAGCCCCGCCCTTTTGCATCCGGGGAACCGGCCTTGCCGCCGTCTTCAATGCCGCAGGTTACGGAGGCGGGGTGCGGGATGCGGCCATCGCCAAAATCGAGATGGACGTGAAAGGACACTTCATTGTCCACAATGCCGTAACGGACATGGGACAGGGCAACAGCAGCGCCTTTTTGCAGATTGCAGGCCACATCCTCCGCCAGAGTGCCGAGGCCCTCCGCGTGCGCCAACCCGATACCCGCAGCGCCTATCCTTCCGGTTCCTCCTCCGCAGGGCGCACCACCTACACCTTTGGAAAAGCCCTCATCAGCGCCTGCGAAGAGCTGGCAAGCCGCCTCATCAACCGGGCGGGGCTCATCCTCTTTCTTCACAATGATGAGGGTCTTGTGCTGGAACCGGGACGGGTGCGGCATGAACCCTCCGGACGCTCGGTTTCTCTGGAACAGCTCGCTTCCTTCATGAGCCTTGAGGAAAGGGTCTGCCTTGGCCAGTTCATCGCACCGGTGTGCCGGGATGTGCCGGATACGTCCAAGGGCTTTTTCATCGGCTTTCCCCATGTGATTTTTGGCTACGGTGCCCACCTTGCACGGGTGGAAGTGGATACCCTCACCGGCAGGGTACAGGTGAAGGACTATCTCGCCCTCACCGACGGCGGGGCCGTACTCAATCCATCCATGTTCGATCAGCAGGTGCAGGGCGGTGTGGCCCAGGGCATCGGCTATGCCCTGTACGAGGATTTCATCACAGAAAAAGGGGTTGTGAAGACCAAAGATTTTACCACCTATCTCATGCCGGGGAGTCTTGATCTACCGGACATCCTCTCCCTTGCCCCTCCTGTGGAGGAAGAGGAAAGCGGGCCCTTTGGCATGAAGGGCATCGGTGAGGTGGCCATGAACGGTCCCCTGCCCGCCATTGCCAACGCCCTGCGGGATGCGGGATGCAGGCGCATCCACAAAGCGCCCATCCTGGCCGAAGCCGTGCTGGGGAGTCTGGAAAACCGATGA
- a CDS encoding AAA family ATPase gives MRIDSLLVKNFKGFGVREFFFHPEFNLIVGMNGTGKTSVLDAVSVAVGSWFLGVRGADTRHIRPGEVLLRHFEHEEMDEEGHRHCTMQWDRVYPCEVFAQGHVQEQSLSWSRSLNAPGGRTTYGSAAGIKELAAEADEAIRKGQDILLPLISYYGTGRLWQEPREAFTVSDPMKVANKEEQSRLAGYWNSVDPRLSVSQLTRWIARQSWISYQQQNRISPVFSAVKEALVSCVEDARNLDFDATLGEVVVGFPGGTQPFSNLSDGQRCMLAMVGDIAHKAAKLNPQLGSRVLRETPGVVLIDELDLHLHPRWQRRVIEDLRRTFPKIQFICTTHSPFLIQSLRSGEELLMLDGQPTAALGNLSLEEIARGIQQVANPQVSHRYEEMKGVARNYLETLEEAAKAPKEALEDFRVKLAEPLAPYADNPAFQAFLEMKRAAKLGE, from the coding sequence ATGAGAATTGACAGTCTGCTGGTGAAAAATTTCAAGGGTTTTGGTGTGAGAGAGTTTTTTTTTCACCCTGAATTTAACCTGATCGTCGGTATGAACGGCACGGGTAAAACCAGTGTGCTGGATGCTGTGAGTGTGGCGGTGGGCAGCTGGTTTCTCGGAGTCCGCGGGGCTGATACCCGCCATATCCGGCCGGGAGAAGTGCTTCTCCGGCATTTTGAGCATGAGGAGATGGATGAAGAGGGCCATAGGCATTGCACCATGCAGTGGGATCGGGTTTATCCCTGCGAAGTTTTTGCGCAGGGTCATGTGCAGGAGCAGAGTCTTTCCTGGAGCCGCAGCCTGAACGCACCGGGAGGGCGAACCACCTATGGCAGTGCCGCCGGTATCAAAGAACTTGCCGCAGAGGCGGACGAGGCCATCCGTAAAGGGCAGGATATTCTGCTGCCGCTGATTTCCTATTACGGAACCGGCAGACTGTGGCAGGAACCCCGCGAGGCTTTCACGGTGTCTGATCCCATGAAAGTGGCGAACAAGGAGGAACAGTCCCGCCTTGCCGGATACTGGAATAGTGTTGATCCCCGCCTGTCCGTCAGCCAGCTGACCCGCTGGATCGCCCGTCAGTCCTGGATAAGTTACCAGCAGCAAAACAGGATTTCTCCCGTTTTCAGTGCCGTAAAAGAAGCGCTGGTTTCCTGTGTTGAAGATGCCCGGAACCTTGATTTTGACGCAACTCTGGGAGAGGTTGTGGTTGGCTTTCCCGGCGGAACCCAGCCCTTTTCAAACCTGAGTGACGGGCAGCGGTGTATGCTGGCCATGGTGGGAGATATTGCCCACAAGGCTGCCAAACTCAACCCCCAGCTTGGCAGTCGGGTGCTGCGGGAAACGCCGGGAGTTGTGCTTATTGACGAGCTGGATCTGCACTTGCATCCTCGTTGGCAGCGGAGAGTGATTGAAGACCTTCGCAGGACATTCCCCAAAATTCAGTTCATCTGCACGACCCATTCGCCCTTTTTGATTCAGTCCCTTCGGAGTGGGGAAGAGCTTTTGATGCTGGATGGGCAGCCGACCGCAGCCCTTGGGAATCTGTCCCTTGAAGAGATTGCCCGAGGTATCCAGCAGGTCGCAAATCCTCAGGTCAGCCACCGTTATGAAGAGATGAAAGGCGTTGCCAGAAACTACCTGGAAACCCTTGAAGAAGCCGCAAAGGCTCCGAAGGAAGCCCTTGAGGATTTCAGAGTAAAGCTTGCGGAACCCCTTGCGCCCTATGCGGATAACCCGGCGTTTCAGGCTTTTCTGGAAATGAAACGTGCAGCGAAACTGGGAGAATGA
- the hisC gene encoding histidinol-phosphate transaminase, producing the protein MKKHPSMLVPEFIREIDPYIPSRPDHYLMAAYGIPVLHRLNNNENPFGPPPSAMEAIQSLDPKDMAIYPSGDAFDLRCHMAEKLGISPDQILCGNGANEIIQFVISAYCEAGDNIITADKTFAVYEWVAEFSGVEARLTPMKDHGFDPEAMLAFMDERTKIFFICNPNNPTGTFWDKETLHKFLEAVDGRAMVVVDEAYCEFAEDETFPDALILLDDHPNLLIFRTFSKMYGLAGLRIGYLIGQKDPVFDICRTRIVYSINSAAQKAAMAAFDDKEHIAKTKLMVKESKDWLKTRLEGMGLFVIAGEGNYLIAGLPFNDQLAYRKLIRKGYMVRTMTGFRYPNHIRITLREKPLMEGFAAALEEVLEERGCLKMIPSEPRKTEWKPVE; encoded by the coding sequence ATGAAAAAGCATCCTTCCATGCTGGTACCTGAATTCATACGGGAGATTGATCCCTATATCCCCTCAAGACCCGACCACTATCTCATGGCGGCCTACGGCATTCCCGTTCTCCATCGCCTCAACAACAACGAAAACCCCTTCGGCCCGCCCCCTTCGGCCATGGAAGCCATACAATCCCTCGATCCAAAGGACATGGCCATTTACCCCAGCGGCGATGCCTTTGACCTGCGCTGCCATATGGCCGAAAAACTGGGCATTTCTCCGGATCAGATCCTCTGCGGCAACGGAGCCAACGAGATCATCCAGTTTGTCATTTCCGCCTACTGCGAGGCAGGCGATAACATCATCACCGCAGACAAAACCTTTGCCGTGTATGAATGGGTAGCGGAATTTTCCGGTGTGGAAGCAAGGCTTACCCCCATGAAGGATCACGGCTTTGACCCGGAAGCCATGCTGGCCTTCATGGATGAGCGCACCAAGATTTTTTTCATCTGCAATCCCAACAACCCCACGGGCACCTTCTGGGACAAAGAAACCTTACATAAATTTCTGGAGGCCGTGGATGGCCGGGCCATGGTGGTGGTGGATGAAGCCTACTGCGAATTTGCAGAGGATGAAACTTTCCCGGATGCCCTCATCCTCCTTGACGATCATCCCAATCTTCTCATCTTCAGAACCTTTTCCAAGATGTACGGCCTTGCAGGTCTGCGCATCGGATACCTCATCGGCCAGAAAGACCCGGTCTTTGACATCTGCCGCACCCGCATTGTGTATTCCATCAACAGTGCGGCCCAAAAAGCGGCCATGGCCGCCTTTGATGACAAGGAACACATTGCAAAAACAAAACTTATGGTGAAAGAATCCAAGGACTGGCTGAAAACAAGGCTGGAAGGGATGGGGCTTTTTGTCATTGCAGGGGAAGGCAACTACCTGATTGCGGGCCTGCCCTTCAACGACCAGCTGGCCTACCGCAAACTGATCCGGAAAGGCTACATGGTGCGCACCATGACGGGCTTCCGTTACCCCAACCACATCCGCATCACCTTAAGGGAAAAACCCCTCATGGAAGGCTTTGCTGCTGCTCTGGAAGAGGTGTTGGAGGAAAGGGGCTGTCTTAAGATGATACCATCAGAACCCAGAAAAACCGAATGGAAGCCAGTGGAATAA
- a CDS encoding substrate-binding periplasmic protein: MQTLRFITVFFLLISTAAWAKTPVTVYGDHNYPPYAYLEGKEAKGIYTEILKKAFSRMPDYAVSIELVPWARGLNFIETGEGLAIFPPYHHPTNRPWMKPYSVPILDESVVVFCTEDSLPKSGNRWPEDYYGLTIGLNLGFKLGGDKFWKAVEERKIRVEEATGSRPNILKLGANRIDCYMNDRLSVLFELDRLKKSGEYKGKDFVEGALVASEQGYLGFTDTDKGKFPFKDDFVKKFNAEILKMQASGELQKIIDSHISR, from the coding sequence ATGCAGACACTCCGTTTTATCACAGTATTTTTTCTTCTTATCTCCACAGCGGCATGGGCTAAAACCCCTGTCACTGTCTATGGGGATCACAACTATCCTCCCTATGCCTATCTTGAGGGCAAGGAGGCAAAGGGCATCTACACTGAAATCCTCAAAAAAGCCTTTTCCAGGATGCCCGATTATGCCGTCAGTATTGAACTGGTACCCTGGGCAAGGGGGCTGAACTTTATTGAAACCGGAGAGGGTCTTGCCATTTTTCCCCCCTATCACCATCCCACAAACAGACCCTGGATGAAGCCCTATTCTGTACCCATTCTTGATGAAAGCGTAGTAGTCTTCTGCACCGAAGACAGTCTGCCCAAATCCGGAAACCGCTGGCCCGAAGATTATTATGGCCTGACCATTGGTCTGAACCTTGGCTTCAAGCTGGGGGGAGACAAGTTCTGGAAGGCCGTGGAGGAAAGAAAAATCCGGGTTGAAGAGGCCACTGGCAGCCGTCCCAATATCCTGAAGCTTGGTGCAAACCGAATTGACTGCTACATGAACGACCGCCTTTCCGTGCTCTTTGAGCTGGACAGGCTGAAAAAAAGCGGTGAATACAAGGGGAAAGATTTTGTAGAAGGTGCCCTTGTTGCTTCCGAACAGGGTTACCTCGGCTTCACGGACACGGATAAGGGAAAATTTCCCTTCAAAGATGATTTTGTGAAAAAGTTCAATGCTGAAATCTTAAAAATGCAGGCTTCCGGAGAACTTCAGAAGATAATTGACAGCCATATCAGCAGGTAA
- a CDS encoding two-component system response regulator, producing MTSEPMEQARLLIVDDTPANIDILGNLLMDSYAIQVATSGNQALELIHSAPFKPDLILLDVMMPGMDGFTVCRELKKNEDTRHIPVIFVTAKTDESDEAEGLSIGAVDYIRKPIAPAITRRRVDNHVALKRYQDHIISRHKTRCETMALALHEENRNRIRQESYFRQLFAHAPQAIFLVNNEGEVMEANPGVERILGYAAESLTGKPISCLETEKPEEHKEFLSRISTGETVHCEIRTRHANGHPVPVAMVGYPVHTSPENRDIFLVLEDISRRKRLEEDLRHQASHDALTNLANRRLFARHLDSLLQNQEQKNRSAILFVDLDRFKAVNDTLGHSAGDRLLCEVARRFRENIRPWDLVARMGGDEFALLVTSVSTLQDVEEISRRILDTAASAFDVDGKTVHIGASVGMVYPLNSYETSESVMRDADLAMYRAKACGKGRFEIFHKDFHHKAVDAMEMEAALREALSQKAFPVWFQPIVDLETGKTAGFEALVRWQQADGSMVSPADFIPLAEETGLIVPLGQQVLEKALNTAAAWPCMENQPYLAVNVSARQFEEIGFADMVAESLKESGFEAARLHIEITESLLFSQSETATNSLNRLRDMGIGIAIDDFGTGYANLACLRKFTLNQIKIDRSFVAGLPDRPECMEIVRSVMELSSRMGFSVVAEGIETQKQLDVLKGFGCPLGQGYLFSKPQAGDNFFSNPAKSSDCLCTTVLQAEPTQYSG from the coding sequence ATGACATCCGAACCCATGGAGCAGGCCCGTCTTCTCATCGTGGACGACACACCTGCCAACATCGATATTCTGGGCAATCTGCTCATGGACAGCTACGCCATACAGGTTGCCACCAGCGGTAATCAGGCCCTTGAACTGATCCACAGCGCACCTTTCAAACCCGATCTCATTCTCCTTGATGTAATGATGCCCGGAATGGATGGCTTCACCGTGTGCAGGGAACTTAAAAAGAATGAAGATACCCGGCACATACCCGTAATCTTTGTAACTGCAAAAACCGATGAGAGCGATGAAGCCGAAGGGCTTTCCATCGGAGCCGTGGATTATATCCGCAAGCCCATTGCCCCGGCCATCACCCGCAGACGGGTGGACAACCATGTGGCATTGAAACGCTATCAGGATCACATCATCTCCCGGCACAAAACCCGCTGTGAAACCATGGCTCTGGCCCTTCACGAGGAAAACAGAAACCGCATCCGTCAGGAAAGCTATTTTCGCCAGCTTTTCGCCCATGCTCCCCAGGCCATTTTTCTTGTGAACAATGAAGGGGAAGTCATGGAGGCCAATCCCGGTGTGGAGCGCATTCTCGGCTATGCCGCAGAAAGCCTTACGGGAAAACCCATCTCCTGCCTTGAAACGGAAAAACCCGAAGAGCACAAAGAGTTTCTTTCCCGCATCAGCACAGGAGAGACCGTCCACTGTGAAATCCGTACCCGCCACGCCAATGGCCACCCCGTTCCCGTGGCCATGGTGGGTTATCCTGTACATACATCCCCTGAAAACCGGGACATCTTCCTTGTGCTGGAAGACATATCCCGGAGAAAACGTCTGGAAGAAGACCTTCGCCATCAGGCGTCCCATGATGCCCTGACGAATCTTGCCAACCGCAGGCTTTTTGCCCGGCACCTTGACAGCCTTCTTCAGAATCAGGAGCAGAAAAACCGGAGTGCCATTCTTTTTGTGGATCTGGATCGCTTCAAGGCCGTCAACGATACGCTGGGGCATTCCGCAGGGGATCGCCTTCTCTGCGAGGTGGCCAGACGTTTCAGGGAGAATATTCGTCCATGGGATCTGGTGGCCCGCATGGGCGGTGATGAATTCGCCCTGCTCGTCACATCCGTCAGCACCTTACAGGATGTGGAGGAAATCAGCCGACGCATACTGGATACCGCTGCCAGCGCCTTTGACGTGGATGGAAAAACCGTTCACATCGGTGCCAGTGTCGGCATGGTATATCCCCTGAACAGCTACGAAACATCGGAATCCGTGATGCGGGATGCAGACCTTGCCATGTACAGGGCCAAGGCCTGCGGCAAGGGGCGTTTTGAAATTTTTCACAAGGATTTTCACCACAAAGCCGTGGATGCAATGGAAATGGAGGCGGCACTGAGGGAAGCCCTCAGCCAAAAAGCCTTTCCCGTGTGGTTTCAGCCCATAGTTGACCTTGAAACCGGTAAAACCGCAGGTTTTGAGGCCCTTGTCCGCTGGCAGCAGGCCGATGGTTCCATGGTTTCCCCCGCAGACTTCATTCCCCTTGCCGAAGAAACCGGACTGATCGTTCCCCTGGGCCAGCAGGTACTGGAAAAGGCCCTGAACACAGCCGCGGCATGGCCCTGCATGGAAAATCAACCCTACCTTGCCGTCAATGTCTCGGCACGCCAGTTTGAGGAAATAGGCTTTGCGGACATGGTGGCAGAGAGCCTTAAGGAAAGCGGCTTTGAAGCTGCAAGGCTTCACATTGAAATCACGGAAAGTCTTCTGTTTTCCCAATCAGAAACGGCAACGAACAGCCTGAACCGTCTTCGGGATATGGGCATTGGCATTGCCATTGATGACTTTGGCACAGGTTATGCCAATCTGGCCTGTCTGAGGAAATTCACCCTGAACCAGATCAAGATAGACAGAAGTTTTGTGGCAGGGCTTCCGGACAGGCCCGAATGCATGGAGATTGTCCGCAGCGTTATGGAACTTTCATCCCGTATGGGCTTTTCCGTGGTGGCCGAAGGCATTGAAACCCAAAAACAGCTGGATGTTTTGAAGGGCTTTGGCTGCCCCCTGGGGCAGGGATACCTTTTTTCAAAGCCGCAGGCTGGAGATAATTTTTTCTCTAATCCGGCAAAATCTTCTGACTGCCTCTGTACAACGGTTTTACAGGCAGAACCCACGCAGTATTCCGGCTGA